From a region of the Oncorhynchus mykiss isolate Arlee chromosome 32, USDA_OmykA_1.1, whole genome shotgun sequence genome:
- the LOC110489288 gene encoding uncharacterized protein LOC110489288 isoform X2 has protein sequence MGCIGSRTITYICVEKRARNAVSIYTADAVPVRKDGEQLSMEDTSSILPRLKRNSSAYGIGALAKSSLTGVSRSMKDKVTKPTAMASGKVAHMIEWQSWNTPSTGTEGTVVAKIPTSQREKDRRRESEMYSELSEGEKEARFTAGLMAQFALSEATLLGWRSMEEDSLCAGSNQGSGAHLSETNQESITSRDQATHHSSADVWPNTYVAQGLYCLSSSDAWEPISNDPSGVASPAAYIMAGGGGGTPGEGYGELDSVGGYIQQPSQQLTLQQQSQLQLQQLQQIQLYQHQQLMLYQQQQTMEHRLHSANHSLQATPNSTIHSLGLPTHPRLADLWGSAQVEIVGQMSGPMGDMVGGVVETLGEEPEEESECISEQQEEEETKEDEITLTLEPTLTPSPLREDATPIGGTSPQLARPESMGERIPFVVTPCIVQSLEEKDEEVAEGSIVAVAIN, from the exons atgggCTGCATCGGCTCCCGGACCATCA CTTATATCTGTGTGGAGAAGAGGGCACGCAATGCAGTGTCAATTTACA CAGCGGACGCTGTTCCCGTACGGAAAGATGGGGAGCAG CTCTCGATGGAGGACACTTCCTCCATCCTGCCTCGTCTGAAGAGGAACTCCAGCGCCTACGGGATCGGTGCCCTGGCTAAGTCCTCACTGACag GCGTGTCCCGTTCCATGAAGGATAAAGTGACAAAGCCCACTGCCATGGCCTCGGGCAAGGTGGCGCACATGATCGAATGGCAGAGCTGGAACACACCATCCACTGGGACTGAAGGGACTGTGGTCGCCAAAATCCCAACCTCGCAACGCGAAAAGGataggaggagggagagtgaaaTGTACAGCGAACTCAGTGAAGGAGAAAAGGAAGCCCGCTTCACCGCAG GATTAATGGCACAATTTGCCTTATCGGAGGCTACTCTTCTGGGCTGGAGATCTATGGAGGAAGACAGCCTTTGTGCTGGCTCCAACCAAGGCAGTGGGGCACACCTCAGTGAGACCAACCAGGAGAGCATCACCAGCAGAG ATCAGGCGACGCATCACTCCTCGGCCGACGTGTGGCCCAACACCTACGTCGCCCAGGGCCTCTATTGCCTCTCCTCCTCCGACGCCTGGGAGCCAATCAGCAACGATCCATCGGGCGTGGCCTCGCCGGCCGCCTACATCATGGCGGGTGGGGGCGGAGGGACGCCCGGTGAGGGCTACGGCGAGCTGGACAGCGTGGGGGGCTACATCCAGCAGCCGTCCCAACAGCTCACCCTGCAGCAGCAGAGCCAGCTGCAGCTCCAGCAGCTGCAGCAGATCCAGCTGTACCAGCACCAGCAGCTAATGCTCTACCAACAGCAACAG ACAATGGAACACAGACTACACAGTGCAAACCACTCCCTCCAAGCCACGCCCAACAGCACCATCCACAGTCTGGGCCTGCCCACTCACCCTCGCCTGGCTGACCTATGGGGATCCGCGCAGGTGGAGATTGTCGGACAGATGAGCGGGCCAATGGGTGACATGGTTGGGGGTGTGGTTGAGACCTTGGGGGAGGAGCCAGAGGAGGAGAGCGAATGCATTTCAGAgcaacaggaagaggaggagactaAG GAAGATGAGATTACGTTAACCTTGGAGCCAACTTTGACCCCGTCGCCGCTTAGAGAAGACGCCACCCCGATTGGAGGCACCAGTCCACAACTAGCACGCCCAGAATCAATGGGAGAGCGCATACCCTTTGTGGTCACGCCCTGCATAGTCCAATCGTTGGAGGAGAAGGATGAAGAGGTGGCGGAGGGGTCTATTGTTGCCGTGGCAATCAATTGA
- the LOC110489288 gene encoding uncharacterized protein LOC110489288 isoform X1 gives MGCIGSRTITYICVEKRARNAVSIYTADAVPVRKDGEQLSMEDTSSILPRLKRNSSAYGIGALAKSSLTGVSGVSRSMKDKVTKPTAMASGKVAHMIEWQSWNTPSTGTEGTVVAKIPTSQREKDRRRESEMYSELSEGEKEARFTAGLMAQFALSEATLLGWRSMEEDSLCAGSNQGSGAHLSETNQESITSRDQATHHSSADVWPNTYVAQGLYCLSSSDAWEPISNDPSGVASPAAYIMAGGGGGTPGEGYGELDSVGGYIQQPSQQLTLQQQSQLQLQQLQQIQLYQHQQLMLYQQQQTMEHRLHSANHSLQATPNSTIHSLGLPTHPRLADLWGSAQVEIVGQMSGPMGDMVGGVVETLGEEPEEESECISEQQEEEETKEDEITLTLEPTLTPSPLREDATPIGGTSPQLARPESMGERIPFVVTPCIVQSLEEKDEEVAEGSIVAVAIN, from the exons atgggCTGCATCGGCTCCCGGACCATCA CTTATATCTGTGTGGAGAAGAGGGCACGCAATGCAGTGTCAATTTACA CAGCGGACGCTGTTCCCGTACGGAAAGATGGGGAGCAG CTCTCGATGGAGGACACTTCCTCCATCCTGCCTCGTCTGAAGAGGAACTCCAGCGCCTACGGGATCGGTGCCCTGGCTAAGTCCTCACTGACaggtgtgtcag GCGTGTCCCGTTCCATGAAGGATAAAGTGACAAAGCCCACTGCCATGGCCTCGGGCAAGGTGGCGCACATGATCGAATGGCAGAGCTGGAACACACCATCCACTGGGACTGAAGGGACTGTGGTCGCCAAAATCCCAACCTCGCAACGCGAAAAGGataggaggagggagagtgaaaTGTACAGCGAACTCAGTGAAGGAGAAAAGGAAGCCCGCTTCACCGCAG GATTAATGGCACAATTTGCCTTATCGGAGGCTACTCTTCTGGGCTGGAGATCTATGGAGGAAGACAGCCTTTGTGCTGGCTCCAACCAAGGCAGTGGGGCACACCTCAGTGAGACCAACCAGGAGAGCATCACCAGCAGAG ATCAGGCGACGCATCACTCCTCGGCCGACGTGTGGCCCAACACCTACGTCGCCCAGGGCCTCTATTGCCTCTCCTCCTCCGACGCCTGGGAGCCAATCAGCAACGATCCATCGGGCGTGGCCTCGCCGGCCGCCTACATCATGGCGGGTGGGGGCGGAGGGACGCCCGGTGAGGGCTACGGCGAGCTGGACAGCGTGGGGGGCTACATCCAGCAGCCGTCCCAACAGCTCACCCTGCAGCAGCAGAGCCAGCTGCAGCTCCAGCAGCTGCAGCAGATCCAGCTGTACCAGCACCAGCAGCTAATGCTCTACCAACAGCAACAG ACAATGGAACACAGACTACACAGTGCAAACCACTCCCTCCAAGCCACGCCCAACAGCACCATCCACAGTCTGGGCCTGCCCACTCACCCTCGCCTGGCTGACCTATGGGGATCCGCGCAGGTGGAGATTGTCGGACAGATGAGCGGGCCAATGGGTGACATGGTTGGGGGTGTGGTTGAGACCTTGGGGGAGGAGCCAGAGGAGGAGAGCGAATGCATTTCAGAgcaacaggaagaggaggagactaAG GAAGATGAGATTACGTTAACCTTGGAGCCAACTTTGACCCCGTCGCCGCTTAGAGAAGACGCCACCCCGATTGGAGGCACCAGTCCACAACTAGCACGCCCAGAATCAATGGGAGAGCGCATACCCTTTGTGGTCACGCCCTGCATAGTCCAATCGTTGGAGGAGAAGGATGAAGAGGTGGCGGAGGGGTCTATTGTTGCCGTGGCAATCAATTGA
- the LOC110489288 gene encoding protein FAM131B isoform X5 produces the protein MEDTSSILPRLKRNSSAYGIGALAKSSLTGVSRSMKDKVTKPTAMASGKVAHMIEWQSWNTPSTGTEGTVVAKIPTSQREKDRRRESEMYSELSEGEKEARFTAGLMAQFALSEATLLGWRSMEEDSLCAGSNQGSGAHLSETNQESITSRDQATHHSSADVWPNTYVAQGLYCLSSSDAWEPISNDPSGVASPAAYIMAGGGGGTPGEGYGELDSVGGYIQQPSQQLTLQQQSQLQLQQLQQIQLYQHQQLMLYQQQQTMEHRLHSANHSLQATPNSTIHSLGLPTHPRLADLWGSAQVEIVGQMSGPMGDMVGGVVETLGEEPEEESECISEQQEEEETKEDEITLTLEPTLTPSPLREDATPIGGTSPQLARPESMGERIPFVVTPCIVQSLEEKDEEVAEGSIVAVAIN, from the exons ATGGAGGACACTTCCTCCATCCTGCCTCGTCTGAAGAGGAACTCCAGCGCCTACGGGATCGGTGCCCTGGCTAAGTCCTCACTGACag GCGTGTCCCGTTCCATGAAGGATAAAGTGACAAAGCCCACTGCCATGGCCTCGGGCAAGGTGGCGCACATGATCGAATGGCAGAGCTGGAACACACCATCCACTGGGACTGAAGGGACTGTGGTCGCCAAAATCCCAACCTCGCAACGCGAAAAGGataggaggagggagagtgaaaTGTACAGCGAACTCAGTGAAGGAGAAAAGGAAGCCCGCTTCACCGCAG GATTAATGGCACAATTTGCCTTATCGGAGGCTACTCTTCTGGGCTGGAGATCTATGGAGGAAGACAGCCTTTGTGCTGGCTCCAACCAAGGCAGTGGGGCACACCTCAGTGAGACCAACCAGGAGAGCATCACCAGCAGAG ATCAGGCGACGCATCACTCCTCGGCCGACGTGTGGCCCAACACCTACGTCGCCCAGGGCCTCTATTGCCTCTCCTCCTCCGACGCCTGGGAGCCAATCAGCAACGATCCATCGGGCGTGGCCTCGCCGGCCGCCTACATCATGGCGGGTGGGGGCGGAGGGACGCCCGGTGAGGGCTACGGCGAGCTGGACAGCGTGGGGGGCTACATCCAGCAGCCGTCCCAACAGCTCACCCTGCAGCAGCAGAGCCAGCTGCAGCTCCAGCAGCTGCAGCAGATCCAGCTGTACCAGCACCAGCAGCTAATGCTCTACCAACAGCAACAG ACAATGGAACACAGACTACACAGTGCAAACCACTCCCTCCAAGCCACGCCCAACAGCACCATCCACAGTCTGGGCCTGCCCACTCACCCTCGCCTGGCTGACCTATGGGGATCCGCGCAGGTGGAGATTGTCGGACAGATGAGCGGGCCAATGGGTGACATGGTTGGGGGTGTGGTTGAGACCTTGGGGGAGGAGCCAGAGGAGGAGAGCGAATGCATTTCAGAgcaacaggaagaggaggagactaAG GAAGATGAGATTACGTTAACCTTGGAGCCAACTTTGACCCCGTCGCCGCTTAGAGAAGACGCCACCCCGATTGGAGGCACCAGTCCACAACTAGCACGCCCAGAATCAATGGGAGAGCGCATACCCTTTGTGGTCACGCCCTGCATAGTCCAATCGTTGGAGGAGAAGGATGAAGAGGTGGCGGAGGGGTCTATTGTTGCCGTGGCAATCAATTGA
- the LOC110489288 gene encoding protein FAM131B isoform X3 — protein sequence MGCIGSRTITADAVPVRKDGEQLSMEDTSSILPRLKRNSSAYGIGALAKSSLTGVSGVSRSMKDKVTKPTAMASGKVAHMIEWQSWNTPSTGTEGTVVAKIPTSQREKDRRRESEMYSELSEGEKEARFTAGLMAQFALSEATLLGWRSMEEDSLCAGSNQGSGAHLSETNQESITSRDQATHHSSADVWPNTYVAQGLYCLSSSDAWEPISNDPSGVASPAAYIMAGGGGGTPGEGYGELDSVGGYIQQPSQQLTLQQQSQLQLQQLQQIQLYQHQQLMLYQQQQTMEHRLHSANHSLQATPNSTIHSLGLPTHPRLADLWGSAQVEIVGQMSGPMGDMVGGVVETLGEEPEEESECISEQQEEEETKEDEITLTLEPTLTPSPLREDATPIGGTSPQLARPESMGERIPFVVTPCIVQSLEEKDEEVAEGSIVAVAIN from the exons atgggCTGCATCGGCTCCCGGACCATCA CAGCGGACGCTGTTCCCGTACGGAAAGATGGGGAGCAG CTCTCGATGGAGGACACTTCCTCCATCCTGCCTCGTCTGAAGAGGAACTCCAGCGCCTACGGGATCGGTGCCCTGGCTAAGTCCTCACTGACaggtgtgtcag GCGTGTCCCGTTCCATGAAGGATAAAGTGACAAAGCCCACTGCCATGGCCTCGGGCAAGGTGGCGCACATGATCGAATGGCAGAGCTGGAACACACCATCCACTGGGACTGAAGGGACTGTGGTCGCCAAAATCCCAACCTCGCAACGCGAAAAGGataggaggagggagagtgaaaTGTACAGCGAACTCAGTGAAGGAGAAAAGGAAGCCCGCTTCACCGCAG GATTAATGGCACAATTTGCCTTATCGGAGGCTACTCTTCTGGGCTGGAGATCTATGGAGGAAGACAGCCTTTGTGCTGGCTCCAACCAAGGCAGTGGGGCACACCTCAGTGAGACCAACCAGGAGAGCATCACCAGCAGAG ATCAGGCGACGCATCACTCCTCGGCCGACGTGTGGCCCAACACCTACGTCGCCCAGGGCCTCTATTGCCTCTCCTCCTCCGACGCCTGGGAGCCAATCAGCAACGATCCATCGGGCGTGGCCTCGCCGGCCGCCTACATCATGGCGGGTGGGGGCGGAGGGACGCCCGGTGAGGGCTACGGCGAGCTGGACAGCGTGGGGGGCTACATCCAGCAGCCGTCCCAACAGCTCACCCTGCAGCAGCAGAGCCAGCTGCAGCTCCAGCAGCTGCAGCAGATCCAGCTGTACCAGCACCAGCAGCTAATGCTCTACCAACAGCAACAG ACAATGGAACACAGACTACACAGTGCAAACCACTCCCTCCAAGCCACGCCCAACAGCACCATCCACAGTCTGGGCCTGCCCACTCACCCTCGCCTGGCTGACCTATGGGGATCCGCGCAGGTGGAGATTGTCGGACAGATGAGCGGGCCAATGGGTGACATGGTTGGGGGTGTGGTTGAGACCTTGGGGGAGGAGCCAGAGGAGGAGAGCGAATGCATTTCAGAgcaacaggaagaggaggagactaAG GAAGATGAGATTACGTTAACCTTGGAGCCAACTTTGACCCCGTCGCCGCTTAGAGAAGACGCCACCCCGATTGGAGGCACCAGTCCACAACTAGCACGCCCAGAATCAATGGGAGAGCGCATACCCTTTGTGGTCACGCCCTGCATAGTCCAATCGTTGGAGGAGAAGGATGAAGAGGTGGCGGAGGGGTCTATTGTTGCCGTGGCAATCAATTGA
- the LOC110489288 gene encoding protein FAM131B isoform X4: MEDTSSILPRLKRNSSAYGIGALAKSSLTGVSGVSRSMKDKVTKPTAMASGKVAHMIEWQSWNTPSTGTEGTVVAKIPTSQREKDRRRESEMYSELSEGEKEARFTAGLMAQFALSEATLLGWRSMEEDSLCAGSNQGSGAHLSETNQESITSRDQATHHSSADVWPNTYVAQGLYCLSSSDAWEPISNDPSGVASPAAYIMAGGGGGTPGEGYGELDSVGGYIQQPSQQLTLQQQSQLQLQQLQQIQLYQHQQLMLYQQQQTMEHRLHSANHSLQATPNSTIHSLGLPTHPRLADLWGSAQVEIVGQMSGPMGDMVGGVVETLGEEPEEESECISEQQEEEETKEDEITLTLEPTLTPSPLREDATPIGGTSPQLARPESMGERIPFVVTPCIVQSLEEKDEEVAEGSIVAVAIN, translated from the exons ATGGAGGACACTTCCTCCATCCTGCCTCGTCTGAAGAGGAACTCCAGCGCCTACGGGATCGGTGCCCTGGCTAAGTCCTCACTGACaggtgtgtcag GCGTGTCCCGTTCCATGAAGGATAAAGTGACAAAGCCCACTGCCATGGCCTCGGGCAAGGTGGCGCACATGATCGAATGGCAGAGCTGGAACACACCATCCACTGGGACTGAAGGGACTGTGGTCGCCAAAATCCCAACCTCGCAACGCGAAAAGGataggaggagggagagtgaaaTGTACAGCGAACTCAGTGAAGGAGAAAAGGAAGCCCGCTTCACCGCAG GATTAATGGCACAATTTGCCTTATCGGAGGCTACTCTTCTGGGCTGGAGATCTATGGAGGAAGACAGCCTTTGTGCTGGCTCCAACCAAGGCAGTGGGGCACACCTCAGTGAGACCAACCAGGAGAGCATCACCAGCAGAG ATCAGGCGACGCATCACTCCTCGGCCGACGTGTGGCCCAACACCTACGTCGCCCAGGGCCTCTATTGCCTCTCCTCCTCCGACGCCTGGGAGCCAATCAGCAACGATCCATCGGGCGTGGCCTCGCCGGCCGCCTACATCATGGCGGGTGGGGGCGGAGGGACGCCCGGTGAGGGCTACGGCGAGCTGGACAGCGTGGGGGGCTACATCCAGCAGCCGTCCCAACAGCTCACCCTGCAGCAGCAGAGCCAGCTGCAGCTCCAGCAGCTGCAGCAGATCCAGCTGTACCAGCACCAGCAGCTAATGCTCTACCAACAGCAACAG ACAATGGAACACAGACTACACAGTGCAAACCACTCCCTCCAAGCCACGCCCAACAGCACCATCCACAGTCTGGGCCTGCCCACTCACCCTCGCCTGGCTGACCTATGGGGATCCGCGCAGGTGGAGATTGTCGGACAGATGAGCGGGCCAATGGGTGACATGGTTGGGGGTGTGGTTGAGACCTTGGGGGAGGAGCCAGAGGAGGAGAGCGAATGCATTTCAGAgcaacaggaagaggaggagactaAG GAAGATGAGATTACGTTAACCTTGGAGCCAACTTTGACCCCGTCGCCGCTTAGAGAAGACGCCACCCCGATTGGAGGCACCAGTCCACAACTAGCACGCCCAGAATCAATGGGAGAGCGCATACCCTTTGTGGTCACGCCCTGCATAGTCCAATCGTTGGAGGAGAAGGATGAAGAGGTGGCGGAGGGGTCTATTGTTGCCGTGGCAATCAATTGA